In Carya illinoinensis cultivar Pawnee chromosome 16, C.illinoinensisPawnee_v1, whole genome shotgun sequence, a single window of DNA contains:
- the LOC122299546 gene encoding COP9 signalosome complex subunit 4 — protein MESAFASASAITDQRQKIEQYKHILATVISSNDVVQAKKFIDHVLSDDVPLVVSRQLLQSFAQELGKLEPDAQKEIAHYILSQIQPRVVSFEEQVLVIREKLAELYESEQQWSKAAQMLSGIDLDSGMRVIDDTFRLSKCVQIARLYLEDDDAVNAEAFINKASFLVSNSQHEVLNLQHKVCHARILDLKRKFLEAALRYYGISQIEKRQIGDEEIDEEALEQALSAAVTCTILAAAGPQRSRVLATLYKDERCSKLKIYPILQKVYLERILRKPEIDAFAEELKAHQKALLPDNFTVLDRAMIEHNLLSASKLYTNISFDELGTLLGIAPHKAEKIASRMIYEDRMRGSIDQVEAIIHFEDDTEELQQWDQQIVGLCQALNDVLDGMAKKGLSIPV, from the exons ATGGAGAGTGCCTTCGCGAGCGCCTCTGCGATCACTGACCAGAGGCAAAAGATCGAACAGTACAAGCACATTCTAGCCACCGTGATTTCCTCCAACGACGTTGTTCAGGCCAAGAAATTCATCGATCACG TTCTATCGGACGACGTTCCTTTGGTGGTGTCGCGGCAACTTTTGCAGAGCTTTGCGCAGGAATTGGGGAAATTGGAGCCTGATGCCCAAAAAGAGATTGCGCATTATATTCTTTCCCAGATTCAGCCTCGGGTTGTTTCGTTTGAAGAACAG GTGCTAGTTATCAGGGAGAAACTTGCTGAGTTATATGAATCTGAGCAGCAATGGTCTAAAGCAGCTCAGATGTTGAGTGGCATTGATCTAGATTCTGGAATGAG AGTGATTGATGATACATTCAGATTGTCAAAATGTGTCCAAATTGCTCGTCTTTATCTTGAG GATGATGATGCTGTTAATGCAGAAGCTTTTATTAATAAGGCTTCATTCTTGGTTAGCAATAGTCAGCATGAAGTTTTGAATTTGCAGCATAAG GTATGTCACGCGAGAATTTTAGATTTGAAGAGGAAGTTCTTGGAAGCAGCTTTACGTTATTATGGCATATCCCAAATTGAAAAGCGGCAAATAGGAGATGA GGAGATTGACGAGGAAGCATTGGAGCAAGCTCTTTCTGCTGCTGTGACCTGTACGATTTTGGCAGCTGCAGGTCCTCAACGTTCTCGTGTTCTTGCAACTTTGTACAAA GATGAACGGTGctcaaaattgaaaatttatccTATATTGCAGAAG GTGTATTTGGAGAGAATTTTGAGAAAACCTGAAATTGATGCTTTTGCCGAAGAATTAAAAGCACATCAG AAAGCACTTCTACCAGACAATTTTACAGTTCTGGATCGTGCAATGATTGAGCATAATCTTTTGAGTGCAAGCAAGCTCTACACAAACATAAG CTTTGATGAGTTGGGCACCTTGCTGGGCATTGCTCCTCATAAG GCCGAAAAGATAGCATCAAGAATGATTTATGAAGATAGAATGAGAGGATCAATTGATCAG GTAGAAGCTATCATACACTTTGAAGATGACACTGAAGAGCTGCAACAATGGGATCAACAG ATTGTCGGCCTGTGTCAAGCTCTCAATGATGTCTTGGATGGCATGGCAAAGAAGGGCTTGTCAATCCCCGTCTGA